The Longimicrobiaceae bacterium genomic interval AACGCCGGGGCATTGGCGGCGCTCGTGGCGGAGCACCGTCCCGCCCTGGCGGTGGTCGCGGACCCTTCGGCGGCCTCCGGGGTCTATTCGGGCGGCCGGACGCGCTGGGCCGCCGGGCGGGAGGCGCTGCTGGATGCGGCGACCCACCCGGAGGTGGACGTGGTCGTGAACGCGCTCGTGGGGGCCGCGGGGCTGGAGCCCACGCTGGCCGCCCTCCGGGCCGGGAAGCGGGTCGCCCTGGCGAACAAGGAGTCGCTGGTGTGCGCCGGGCCGCTGGTGATGCGCGCCGCCGCGGAGGGGGGCGGGGAGCTGCTCCCCGTGGACAGCGAGCACAGCGCCATCTTCCAGTGCCTGCAGGGCGCAGAGTGGCGCGAGGTGGAGCGGCTGATCATCACCGCCTCGGGCGGCCCCTTCCGCGGGTGGGCGCCGGAGCGGCTGGCGGCGGTGACACCGGCCGACGCGCTCCGGCACCCCACCTGGGACATGGGCGCCAAGATCACCGTCGATTCCGCCACGCTGGCGAACAAGGCGCTGGAAGTGATCGAGGCCCACTTCCTCTTCGGGGTGCCGTACGAGCGGATCGAGGCGGTGGTGCACCCGCAGTCCATCATCCACTCCATGGTGGAGTTCGTGGACGGGTCGGTGCTGGCGCAGATGGGGTTCCCCACCATGGAGCTCCCTGTTCTCTACGCCCTCGCCTACCCGGAGCGCCTCCCGTACGCCTCCCGGCGCTTCGACCCGGTGGCGGCGGGAACGCTCACCTTCGAGCCGGTTCGCGACGGCTGCTTCCGGGCCTTCGCACTGGGCGTGGAGGCGGGGCGGGCCGGCGGCACGGCTCCGGCGGTGTTCAACGCCGCCAACGAGGTGGCCGTGGCGGAGTTCCTGGCCGGGGCGCTGTCGTTCCCCGGGATCGCGGACGCGATCGACCACGCCCTCGCCCGCTGGCGGGGCGGCGATGCGTCCACGCTGGACGACG includes:
- a CDS encoding 1-deoxy-D-xylulose-5-phosphate reductoisomerase; this translates as MRARGVAVLGATGSIGKSALAVVRQHPERFRPVVLTAHRNAGALAALVAEHRPALAVVADPSAASGVYSGGRTRWAAGREALLDAATHPEVDVVVNALVGAAGLEPTLAALRAGKRVALANKESLVCAGPLVMRAAAEGGGELLPVDSEHSAIFQCLQGAEWREVERLIITASGGPFRGWAPERLAAVTPADALRHPTWDMGAKITVDSATLANKALEVIEAHFLFGVPYERIEAVVHPQSIIHSMVEFVDGSVLAQMGFPTMELPVLYALAYPERLPYASRRFDPVAAGTLTFEPVRDGCFRAFALGVEAGRAGGTAPAVFNAANEVAVAEFLAGALSFPGIADAIDHALARWRGGDASTLDDVLRADAWAREVTQTFVRG